The nucleotide window CTGAACTGCTGTTTTTGTTGTTCCTGTAGGCTGGGTTGCTGGGCTGTGAGACGGTGCTGTCCAGCATCGCCCTGATGCAGGCCAACAACATGTCTGGCAGTCAGAAGAAGTTGACATCACAGCACGGCCAGGGTCAGAGAGACATTAACAACCCTGAAAGCCACCAGCAGCAGTCTCACGAGGCTCACCACGtccaccacaacaaccaccagGCCCACCACAGCCACATGGTCCTGCCCTCGGGAGTCAGCTGCCCACCCCTggtgagaaacagagaaacactaATGTTATAGGCCCATAGGACGTAGTATACACACAGGTGCTTCTGTGTTCATTGGCATGGAGAACAACACTGTTGTTCTTTACATTTGGCAATTAATCAGAAATTGTTTATGTAATTATTGTAAATCTATCAGCATTCTAAAACATATAATTAATATCTAAGCCGTAGCTCTATTTTGGTGAGTATGTTATAAACATGAATTACCAACAACACCCCCCTCCATTTTTTatttcccccctctttctcctcgATAGTTAATCAGAAAAGATGGACACTCATTTCATACGCCCAGGCTGCTGGATGAGAAAGATATGCAGGCCAGCCAGAATATGCAATCAACAAAGAAGAAGCACAGAAAATCAGGAACACCCAACAAACTGAGAGAGAAAGTGGAGGTAAGTAGTGTGTGCGATAGGGAAATGGAATGTACAATGTTGGATACACTTATAGGAcagaagtgtatgtgtgtgtaatatgAGAAGTTGTACTCTTCTGAACACTCATTGGGTTTCTCAGCAGGTGGAGATGGATATTAACGGTGATGATGATCATGATTCACTAGTACAGAAGAACTTCATTTGTGAGCACTGCTATGGAGCATTCCGAAGTAGCTACCACCTGAAGAGGCACATCCTCACTCATACAGGTTGAAATCACTTTCCCTTTCCACTTCCTTGCTCAGGAATACTCAGCAAATGTGGCAACAGTTATAACATTCATCAGAAAAACAATCACATAGTAGAGAAATATGCACGACTCTCACTCACAACCAAAAAACAATGTTTTATTTTTCTTAAGTAAAAAATTCATCAAAGTCATCCATACCATTATATTTTGAACAGTGTTTTTGTGTTGTTTAGGGGAGAAGCCGTTTGCATGTGACGTCTGTGACATGCGGTTTATTCAGCGATATCATCTGGACAGACACAAGAGAGTTCACAGTGGAGAGAAGCCCTACCAGTGTGATCGCTGCAATCAGGTAAGAGAGATCTGCActgcacactgtacacacacacactaccccattcctaacacacacacacctggtacacacacactaccccatttctgacacacacacctggtacacacactaccccattcctaacacacacacacctggggcacacactaccccattcctaacacacacacctggtacacacactaccccattcctaatacacatgcacacacacctggggcacacactaccccattcctagcacacacacacctggggcaTACACTACCCcattcctaacacacacacacctggggcacacactaccccattcctagcacacacacacctggggcacacactaccccattcctaacacacacacacacctggggcaCACACTACCCCgttcctaacacacacacacctggggcaCACACTACCCCATTCCTAACACACATACCTggtacacacactaccccattcCGAGCACACACCTggtacacacactaccccattcCTAACACACACCTggtacacacactaccccattcctaacacacacacaccttgtacaTACACTACCCCATTCCTAACACACACCTggtacacacactaccccattcctaacacacacacacacctggtatcAGCAGGACAGGATAGAATGTTTTGGAACGTTCAAGTAGAAATATGTTATGTAGAACCAACATACCTTTCTGTAgtgtaatcccaacatgttttaagctgaCCACCATTGACCTTGTTCACAAAaactccaaggtaacctgtctaaatgactacctcccgtagcactcacatctgtaaatatgaagtgctttgaaaggctggtcatgacacatCAGCACCATCATTCCAGACACCCTGaagccactccaatttgcatacctccccaatAGAAACACAGATAACGCAAAACAGATCCACTGATgaagcaatctcaattgcacttcacactgccctctcccagctGGGATTGAAcatctccctctgtaactgggtcttagacttcctgacgggctgcctccaggtggtgagggtagacaacaacacatctgccacgctgaccctcaacataggggcccctctagggtgtgtgcttagtccccttctgtactccttGTTCATCCACGATTGCGTGGCCgctcacgactccaacaccatcatcaagtttgctgacggtggtaggcctgatcacagaggGGGGAGGTCAGAGAGTTGGCAGTGTGGCACCATGACAACAACCTCTTACCTCAACGTCAGTAAGGCCaacgagctgatcgtggactaaagaggggagagcacgcctccatccacattgacagggctCTAGTGGGGCGGGTCAAGAACTTTATttcccttggtgtccacatcactaaggacttaacatggtccacacacacccgcatcatcgtgaagaggacacgacagcGCCTCTtgcccctcaggaggctgaaaagatttggcatgggccctcggatcctcaaagttttacagctgcaccatcaagagcatcttgaatcgctgcatcaccgcttggtatggcaaatgcaccacTCTCGACCGCAAAGCGCTACAGAAGGTGGGGCCTAGCTCCCTACCGGAGCatcggctctcggaccaacaggctccgagacaacttctaccctcaagccataagactgctaaatagtttatTAATATTTACCCGGACTATATTGCACTgactctacatttacatttacatttaagtcatttagcagacgctcttatccagagcgacttacaaattggtgcattcaccttatgatatccagtggaacaaccactttacaatagtgcatctaactcttttaaggggggggggggttagaaggattactttatcctatcctaggtattccttaaagaggtggggtttcaggtgtctccggaaggtggtgattgactccgctgacctggcgtcgtgagggagtttgttccaccattggggtgccagagcagcgaacagttttgactgggctgagcgggaactgtacttcctcagaggtagggaggcgagcaggccagaggtggatgaacgcagtgcccttgtttgggtgtagggcctgatcagagcctgaaggtacggaggtgccgttcccctcacagctccgtaggcaagcaccatggtcttgtagcggatgcgagcttcaactggaagccagtggagagagcggaggagcggggtgacgtgagagaacttgggaaagttgaacaccagacgggctgcggcgttctggatgagttgtaggggtttaatggcacaggcagggagcccagccaacagcgagttgcagtaatccagacgggagatgacaagtgcctggattaggacctgcgccgcttcctgcgtgaggcagggtcgtactctgcgaatgttgtagagcatgaacctacaggaacgggtcaccgccttgatgttagttgagaacgacagggtgttgtccaggatcacgccaaggttcttagcactctgggaggaggacacaatggagttgtcaaccgtgatggcgagatcatggaacgggcagtccttccccgggaggaagagcagctccgtcttgccgaggttcagcttgagatggtgatccgtcatccacactgatatgtctgccagacatgcagagatgcgattcaccacctggttatcaaaggggggaaaggagaagattaattgtgtgtcgtctgcatagcaatgataggagagaccatgtgaggatatgacagagccaagtgacttggtgtatagcgagaataggagagggcctagaacagagccctgggggacaccagtggtgagagcacgtggtgcggagacagattctcgccacgccacctggtaggagcgacctgtcaggtaggacgcaatccaagcgtgggccgcgccggagatgcccagctcggagagggtggagaggaggatctgatggttcacagtatcaaaggcagccgataggtctagaaggatgagagcagaggagagagagttagctttagcagtgcggagcgcctccgtgacacagagaagagcagtctcagttgaatgactagtcttgaaacctgactgatttggatcaagaaggtcattctgagagagatagcaggagagctggccaaggacggcacgttcaagagttttggagagaaaagaaagaagggatactggtctgtagttgttgacatcggagggatcgagtgtaggttttttcagaaggggtgcaactctcgctctcttgaagacggaagggacgtagccagcggtcaaggatgagttgatgagcgaggtgaggtaagggagaaggtctccggaaatggtctggagaagagaggaggggatagggtcaagcgggcaggttgttgggcggccggccgtcacaagacgcgagatttcatctggagagagaggggagaaagaggtcaaagcacagggtagggcagtgtgagcagaaccagcggtgtcgtttgacttagcaaacgaggatcggatgtcgtcgaccttcttttcaaaatggttgacgaagtcatcagcagagagggaggaggggggaggaggattcaggagggaggagaaggtggcaaagagcttcctagggttagaggcagatgcttggaatttagagtggtagaaattggctttagcagcagagacagaagaggagaatgtagagaggagggagtgaaaggatgccaggtccgcagggaggcgagttttcctccatttccgctcggctgcccggagccctgttctgtgtgctctacacacactcacaatactatacccacacacattcactacatacacacacacacacacacacacttttacactcatcatatgctgctactactctgttctttattttactcttaatATTATCTATCCTGGTGCCTAGTCACTTACCCTGCCTTCGTGTAAAAAAATTTTTAAtgttttaattttacctttatttaactaggcaagtcagttaaaacctctttgggataggtgggacattagcgtcccacctggccaaaatccagtgaaaatgcagagcgccaaattcaaataaattactataaaattttaactttcatgaaatcacacatgcaatacaccaaattaaagctacacttgttatgaatccagccaacgtgtcagatttcaaaaaggctttacggcgaaagcaaacgatgctattatctgagggtagcaccccagcaaacaaacacagacaatcatatttcaacccttcAACCGcaacacaaaatgcagaaataaagatataattcatgccttacctttgacgagcttcttctgttggcactccaatatgtcccacaaacaccacaaatgttccttttgttcgattcattccgttgatatatatccaaaatgtcaatttatttggcgcgtttgatccagaaaaacaccggttccaactcgcgcaacatgactacaaaatgtCTCATAAGTTACCTgaaagctttgtccaaacatttcaaagtactttcctaatacaactttaggtgtttttttacgtaaataatcgatacaatttaagacgggatatactgtgttcaatactgGAGGGAAAAAAAGTGTAGCGTGcttttcaggtcacgcgcctctatcaaAAAGTACACTTCCCTttaccctcgttctgaacagtgctacttcttcatgcctcaaaggaaaaacctcaaccaatttctaaagactgttgacatccagtggaagcaataggaactgcaagaaggtcccttagaaatctggattcccaatgaaaaccaattgaaaagagagtgacctccaaaaaaagaaatctgaatggtttgtcctcggggtttcgcctgccaaataagttctgttatactcacagacatgattcaaacagttttagaaacttcagagtgttttctatccaaatctactaataatatgcatatcttagcttctgggcctgagtagcaggcagtttactttggacacgcttttcatccggacgtgaaaatactgccccctatcccaaagaaattaagaacaaattcttattttcaatgacagcctaggaacagtgggttaactgccttgttcaggggcagaacaacagatttttaccttgtcagctcagggattcgattttgcaacctttcggttactagtccaacgctctagccactaggctacctgccttcatgtacatacagtgcattcctgaaagtattcagaccccttgacttttccacattttgtaacattacagccttattctaaaatggattcatttgttttttcccctcaatctacacacaataccccataatgacaaagcaaaaacaggtatttagaaattgttgctaatttattcaaaatttaaaaaaaaacgtaaatattgcatttacttaagtattcagaccttttactcagtaaagcacctttggcagtgattacagcgtcaagtcgtcttgggtatgatgctacaagcttggcacacctgtatttgggggatttctccattcttctctacagattctctcaagctctgtcaggttggatggggagtatcgctgcatagctatttttaggtctctccagagatgttcaagtccgggctctggctgagccaatcaaggacattcagagacttgtcccaaagccactcctgcattgtcttggctgtgtgcttagggtcgttgtcctgttggaaggtgaagcttTGCCCCGGTGAGGATCTGAgcaccctggagcaggttttcatcaaggatctctctgtactttcctctgttcatctttgccttgatcctgaatagtctcccagtccctgccgctgaaaaacatccccaatgcatgatgctgccaccaccatgcttcaacgtaagattggtgctaggtttcctccagacgtaatgcttggctttcaggccaaagagttcaatcttggtttcaccagaccagagaatcttgtttctcatggtctgagagtcctttaggtgccttttggcaaacatcaagcgggctgtcatgtcccttttcactgaggagtggcttccgtctggccactaccataaaggcctgattggtgaagtgctgcagagatggttgtccttctggaaggttctcccatcttcaaagaggaactctggagctctgtcagtgaccatcgggttcttggtcacctccctgagcagtttggccgggcgaccagctctaagaagagtcttggtggtttcaaacttcttccatttaagaatgatggaggctactgtgttcttggggaccttcaatgctgcagaaatgtttttgtacccttccccagatctgtgcctcgacacagtcctgtttCGAGCTCTACGGGCAATTTCTTTGACCTTATGGCTATGTTTTTGctctgtttttgctctgtcatgcactgtcaactgtgggaccttatatagacaggtgtgtgcctttccaaatcatgtccaataaattgaactccacaggtggactccaatcaatttgtagaaacatctgaaggatgattaatggaaacgggatgcacctgagctcaatttcgagtctcatagcaaagggtctgaatacttatgtaaataaggtattcctgtttttaaaatgttataaatttgcaaaaacctttttctgctttgttattatggggtattgtgtgtagattaatgaggaaaaaatgtatttaacctatTTTTACAATacgtctgtaacgtaacaaaatgtagaaacggtcaaggggtctaaataatttccgaatgcactgtatctactgtatctcagATACCGTGTacacctgcacattgatctggtactccctgtaaatAGCTCCGTTCTTGTGTATTTCATTCCTCTTGTTACTATTTTTCTTTTTATTAAACATTTTTAACTctccattgttgggaagggctcgtaagcaagcattttaCAGTTAAGTTTACACCCTTGTATTCGGCACTTGACAAATAAAAAGAGTTTTGATttgtagaataaggaatcatgTCGGCTCTCTCACATTtctatctgcagcactccacagtGTTTTCCTGTTGAACGTGATCCAGGGTTTGGAGTCAATAGGTAGGTACATTACAGACTCCCGTCATTTGTGGTTATGAGTTTGCTCTCCCTCTACCCTCGTTTCAGAACTTCTCACGGACGGACCGTCTGCTACGTCACCGGCGTCTGTGTGGAGCGAGGACCAGCCTTCCCAAGGAGGAGAACCAGTCATTCTCCTGcgagagcagaggaggagcctactcccaggatgcacctGGGCACACGGCCACCTGGAGCCCCCTACAGCAGCAGAACAGCCGTCTGGCtgtctaacctctgaccccttgGAGAAACCCCACCTAACACAGTCAGCAGTCCTCAAATCATGATGGAGCAGACCAGTACTGCGTTGTCCCTCAGCCCAGATAAACCTGGCTAAGACACAAGACAAAGACAACAAACCTTATGCTGTTCTCAACACTGAGCTCATATCCTGTTGATGGGATAGTGAATCATTTTCTACTCGTTTTATTCTAATTTTTGTATCGTTACGTACATGGTACAAGACCTAGGGTGGGAGGGGTTTGGGCAAGCTGTCATATTACTATGGCAATA belongs to Salvelinus alpinus chromosome 28, SLU_Salpinus.1, whole genome shotgun sequence and includes:
- the LOC139557704 gene encoding zinc finger protein 148-like isoform X2 — protein: MTHHPNNSVRDHMKWAGLLGCETVLSSIALMQANNMSGSQKKLTSQHGQGQRDINNPESHQQQSHEAHHVHHNNHQAHHSHMVLPSGVSCPPLLIRKDGHSFHTPRLLDEKDMQASQNMQSTKKKHRKSGTPNKLREKVEVEMDINGDDDHDSLVQKNFICEHCYGAFRSSYHLKRHILTHTGEKPFACDVCDMRFIQRYHLDRHKRVHSGEKPYQCDRCNQNFSRTDRLLRHRRLCGARTSLPKEENQSFSCESRGGAYSQDAPGHTATWSPLQQQNSRLAV
- the LOC139557704 gene encoding zinc finger protein 148-like isoform X4; protein product: MTHHPNNSVRDHMKWAGLLGCETVLSSIALMQANNMSGSQKKLTSQHGQGQRDINNPESHQQQSHEAHHVHHNNHQAHHSHMVLPSGVSCPPLLIRKDGHSFHTPRLLDEKDMQASQNMQSTKKKHRKSGTPNKLREKVEQVEMDINGDDDHDSLVQKNFICEHCYGAFRSSYHLKRHILTHTGEKPFACDVCDMRFIQRYHLDRHKRVHSGEKPYQCDRCNQHSTVFSC
- the LOC139557704 gene encoding zinc finger protein 148-like isoform X1; the encoded protein is MTHHPNNSVRDHMKWAGLLGCETVLSSIALMQANNMSGSQKKLTSQHGQGQRDINNPESHQQQSHEAHHVHHNNHQAHHSHMVLPSGVSCPPLLIRKDGHSFHTPRLLDEKDMQASQNMQSTKKKHRKSGTPNKLREKVEQVEMDINGDDDHDSLVQKNFICEHCYGAFRSSYHLKRHILTHTGEKPFACDVCDMRFIQRYHLDRHKRVHSGEKPYQCDRCNQNFSRTDRLLRHRRLCGARTSLPKEENQSFSCESRGGAYSQDAPGHTATWSPLQQQNSRLAV
- the LOC139557704 gene encoding zinc finger protein 148-like isoform X3, with the protein product MQANNMSGSQKKLTSQHGQGQRDINNPESHQQQSHEAHHVHHNNHQAHHSHMVLPSGVSCPPLLIRKDGHSFHTPRLLDEKDMQASQNMQSTKKKHRKSGTPNKLREKVEQVEMDINGDDDHDSLVQKNFICEHCYGAFRSSYHLKRHILTHTGEKPFACDVCDMRFIQRYHLDRHKRVHSGEKPYQCDRCNQNFSRTDRLLRHRRLCGARTSLPKEENQSFSCESRGGAYSQDAPGHTATWSPLQQQNSRLAV